One genomic window of bacterium includes the following:
- a CDS encoding fibronectin type III domain-containing protein has protein sequence MAGGSPGAGGMGRLRFPFGHRFPLGRLYVVLPVLLLTPLISSAQSTEYLYPLVDLPSAPPLLVKAEDVPDDTGERLALKWTRSLDDGSGQNNVVSYSIMRKEVPDPETGEGEETDFTVVSEVEAGTSSYTDTGCEPSHSYVYMVAANNGVALSYSRPSEPTMARSHFFHSQRWNTLIGVVLLTLLLVYFIYSARKGKELFIRRIAGLDAVEEALGRATEMGKPILYVSGLSTMADVSTIAAVNILGQVARKAAIYEIRLIVPCFDPIVMAVEREVVKEAYLDAGRPDAYNPNDIYFVTQSQFAYAAAINGIMLREKPATNFYMGMFFAESLILAETGASTGAIQIAGTDAVVQIPFFITACDYCIIGEELYAASAYMSREPLLLGGLKGQDWAKFIIAVLIVIGVITSFFTTWFSDLFIVG, from the coding sequence ATGGCCGGCGGTTCACCCGGCGCCGGGGGAATGGGACGCCTGAGATTTCCATTCGGGCACAGATTCCCCCTCGGCCGCTTATACGTCGTCCTGCCGGTGCTTCTCCTCACTCCTTTGATCTCGTCGGCGCAGTCGACGGAGTACCTCTACCCCCTGGTGGACCTCCCCTCGGCGCCGCCGCTCCTGGTCAAGGCCGAGGATGTTCCCGACGACACCGGAGAACGCCTCGCCTTGAAATGGACGCGCTCCCTCGACGACGGCAGCGGGCAGAACAACGTCGTCTCCTATTCCATCATGCGCAAGGAAGTTCCCGATCCCGAGACCGGCGAGGGTGAGGAGACCGACTTCACCGTGGTGAGCGAAGTCGAGGCCGGCACGTCGTCCTACACCGATACCGGCTGCGAGCCCAGTCACTCCTACGTCTATATGGTGGCGGCCAACAACGGCGTCGCCCTCTCCTACTCCCGCCCGAGCGAGCCCACCATGGCCCGCTCCCACTTTTTCCACTCCCAGCGCTGGAACACGCTCATCGGCGTCGTTCTGTTGACCCTCCTTCTGGTGTACTTCATATACAGCGCCCGCAAGGGGAAGGAGCTCTTCATCAGGCGTATCGCCGGTCTGGACGCCGTCGAGGAGGCTCTGGGGCGCGCCACCGAGATGGGCAAGCCGATCCTCTACGTCTCGGGACTCTCGACCATGGCCGATGTGTCGACCATAGCCGCGGTGAACATCCTGGGGCAGGTCGCCCGCAAGGCGGCCATCTACGAAATCCGGCTCATCGTCCCCTGCTTCGATCCCATCGTCATGGCCGTCGAGCGCGAGGTGGTCAAGGAAGCCTATCTCGATGCGGGCCGTCCCGATGCCTACAACCCCAACGACATCTACTTCGTCACCCAGTCCCAGTTCGCCTACGCCGCGGCGATCAACGGCATCATGCTGCGCGAAAAACCGGCGACGAACTTCTACATGGGCATGTTCTTCGCCGAATCGCTGATTCTGGCCGAAACCGGCGCCTCCACCGGGGCGATCCAGATAGCCGGCACCGACGCCGTCGTGCAGATACCGTTCTTCATCACCGCCTGCGACTACTGCATCATAGGCGAGGAGCTCTACGCGGCGTCCGCCTACATGAGCCGCGAGCCGCTTCTTTTGGGCGGGCTGAAGGGGCAGGACTGGGCGAAATTCATCATCGCCGTGCTCATCGTCATCGGGGTCATAACCAGCTTCTTCACCACCTGGTTCTCCGATCTGTTCATCGTCGGGTAG